Proteins encoded within one genomic window of Lysinibacillus sphaericus:
- a CDS encoding saccharopine dehydrogenase family protein, producing MKVVVLGAGLMGKEVARDLIKNSKVEQVILGDIDVKTAQQFVETLKTDKVEVVELHAENDDSLTSVIAKGNVVVNALFYSFNERVARAAIEAGVHSVDLGGHIGGVTDKILSLHEEAKAKGVTLIPDLGVAPGMVNILAGYGATKLDEVESIKLYVGGIPTEPKPPLHYTRVFSLDGVFDHYTEPSKMIQKGKLEEVPSLSGIEPIYFDDFGVLEAFYTSGGISTLYKTFPNVHTLEYKTIRYKGHAEKFKLLADLGFLDASNNVEVDNLEVPVRAVVREALKKKLELGTKPDAVLLRVIVSGEKAQQQVTYEYEMVVRKDMTNNETAMARATANTISVVAQMIGDGAITERGVFAPETIVPGETYIKEMAKRGVVIKETSHKSAMIVKW from the coding sequence ATGAAAGTTGTTGTATTAGGTGCAGGATTGATGGGGAAAGAGGTTGCTCGTGATTTAATAAAAAATAGTAAAGTGGAACAGGTCATTTTAGGGGATATTGATGTAAAGACAGCCCAACAATTTGTTGAGACGTTAAAGACAGATAAAGTTGAAGTCGTAGAGCTTCATGCGGAAAATGATGACTCTTTAACATCGGTTATTGCGAAAGGTAATGTTGTGGTCAATGCACTGTTCTATTCGTTCAATGAACGTGTAGCACGAGCTGCGATAGAAGCCGGTGTCCATTCTGTCGATCTAGGGGGGCATATTGGCGGTGTAACGGATAAGATTTTATCTTTACATGAAGAAGCAAAGGCAAAAGGTGTGACACTTATTCCTGACTTAGGTGTAGCTCCAGGTATGGTCAATATATTAGCGGGCTATGGCGCAACAAAACTAGATGAAGTGGAATCTATTAAACTCTATGTAGGAGGTATTCCAACAGAGCCGAAGCCACCGTTGCACTATACACGTGTCTTTTCATTGGATGGTGTATTTGACCACTATACAGAGCCTTCTAAAATGATTCAAAAGGGGAAACTTGAAGAAGTCCCATCATTATCAGGGATTGAGCCTATCTATTTCGATGATTTTGGTGTGCTTGAGGCATTTTATACATCGGGTGGTATATCCACTCTTTATAAGACATTCCCAAATGTCCACACATTAGAATATAAGACAATTCGATATAAAGGGCATGCAGAAAAGTTTAAATTGCTAGCTGATTTAGGCTTTTTAGATGCAAGTAATAATGTAGAAGTCGATAACCTAGAAGTGCCTGTTAGAGCTGTTGTCAGGGAGGCGCTTAAGAAGAAGCTTGAACTTGGAACAAAGCCTGATGCGGTGTTATTACGAGTAATTGTTTCAGGAGAAAAGGCGCAACAGCAGGTCACATATGAATACGAAATGGTCGTACGTAAAGATATGACGAATAATGAAACAGCGATGGCTCGTGCAACAGCGAATACAATTTCTGTCGTTGCCCAAATGATTGGTGATGGCGCGATTACAGAACGTGGCGTGTTTGCTCCAGAAACGATCGTTCCAGGGGAGACGTATATTAAAGAAATGGCGAAGCGCGGTGTTGTCATTAAAGAAACATCACATAAGTCTGCAATGATTGTGAAATGGTAG
- a CDS encoding aldehyde dehydrogenase family protein, protein MEIKNYIGGKWVTHSHLQSIAVTNPANGEHLATIPLSTANEVTEAVAVAKAAQKSWALVPAPKRADYLYAIGQKMKDKKEYLATVLTKEMGKVIEEARGEVQEGIDMAYYMAGEGRRLFGETTPSELANKFAMSVRAPIGVVGLITPWNFPVAIATWKSFPAIVAGNTFIWKPSNETPMMAYEMGKIFEEVGLPKGVANIVFGTGPTVGTALIEHPDVKVISFTGSTSTGSKVAELGGKHLKKISLEMGGKNAVIVMEDADLQLATEAILWSAFGTAGQRCTACSRVIVHKDVKEELENRLLEAMQFLTIGDGLDETVKIGPVINRAALEKINHYVQIGKQEGASLLTGGKILNEAPYDKGFYYEPTLFTNVKPHMIIAQEEIFGPVVSLIEVANLDEAIEVNNGVKFGLSSSIFSQNVNTIFRAQRDLDTGIVYINAGTTGAEIHLPFGGTKGTGNGHRDSGVAALDVYTEWKSIYVDYSGKLQRAQIDTK, encoded by the coding sequence ATGGAGATTAAAAACTATATCGGTGGTAAATGGGTTACACATTCGCATTTACAAAGTATAGCAGTGACGAATCCTGCAAACGGAGAGCACTTAGCAACAATACCACTTTCAACTGCAAATGAAGTGACGGAAGCGGTAGCTGTAGCGAAGGCAGCACAAAAAAGTTGGGCACTTGTGCCAGCACCAAAGCGTGCAGATTATTTATATGCCATCGGTCAAAAGATGAAAGACAAGAAAGAATATTTGGCGACCGTTTTAACAAAAGAAATGGGTAAGGTGATTGAAGAAGCTAGAGGTGAGGTACAGGAAGGAATTGATATGGCTTATTATATGGCGGGTGAAGGTCGACGGTTATTTGGAGAGACGACACCGTCAGAGCTTGCCAATAAATTTGCTATGAGTGTACGCGCACCAATAGGCGTAGTAGGGTTAATAACTCCTTGGAATTTCCCAGTGGCAATTGCTACGTGGAAATCCTTCCCTGCAATTGTCGCTGGCAATACATTTATTTGGAAACCATCAAATGAAACACCGATGATGGCTTATGAAATGGGGAAAATTTTTGAAGAGGTTGGCTTACCGAAAGGAGTAGCAAATATTGTTTTTGGTACAGGGCCAACTGTCGGAACGGCGCTAATAGAGCATCCCGATGTAAAAGTCATATCGTTTACCGGCTCTACCTCAACAGGAAGTAAGGTGGCGGAACTTGGCGGCAAACATTTAAAGAAAATTTCGCTAGAGATGGGCGGCAAAAATGCTGTCATTGTAATGGAGGATGCAGACTTGCAGCTCGCTACAGAAGCGATATTATGGAGTGCATTTGGCACCGCTGGTCAACGATGTACAGCATGTAGTCGTGTGATTGTGCATAAAGATGTAAAAGAAGAATTAGAAAATCGTCTATTAGAAGCAATGCAGTTTTTAACAATTGGAGACGGTTTGGATGAAACTGTGAAAATCGGTCCAGTCATTAATAGAGCGGCATTAGAAAAAATTAATCATTATGTACAGATTGGTAAACAAGAAGGTGCATCCTTATTAACAGGTGGCAAAATTTTAAATGAAGCACCTTATGATAAAGGGTTTTACTATGAGCCCACATTGTTTACAAATGTAAAGCCTCATATGATTATTGCACAGGAAGAAATTTTTGGTCCGGTCGTCTCTCTTATTGAAGTTGCAAATTTAGATGAAGCAATCGAAGTCAATAATGGTGTGAAATTTGGCTTATCAAGCTCTATTTTCTCACAAAATGTGAACACGATTTTCCGCGCTCAACGCGACTTAGATACAGGTATTGTTTATATCAATGCAGGTACGACAGGTGCAGAAATCCATTTGCCATTCGGCGGAACGAAAGGAACAGGGAATGGACATCGAGATTCCGGTGTGGCAGCATTGGACGTTTACACAGAATGGAAGAGCATCTACGTTGACTACAGCGGTAAATTACAAAGAGCACAAATCGATACAAAGTAA
- a CDS encoding TIGR00266 family protein: MNNHEIDYKVFGDDMQYVQVELDPQETVVAEAGALMMMDDAIQMETIFGDGSKGNGQSGLMGKLLGAGKRLVTGESLFMTTFTNNGTGKRHVYFASPYPGKIIPMDLSQHKGKIICQKDAFLAAAKGVSVGIEFQKKIGVGFFGGEGFIMQKLEGDGMAFVHAGGAIHRKTLQPGEVLRVDTGCLVAMTSDVDYNIEMVGGVKTALFGGEGIFFATLRGPGTVWVQSLPFSRLASRVFAAAPISQGGGGHSSGEGGIGGLFDMFNK, encoded by the coding sequence ATGAATAACCATGAGATCGACTACAAAGTATTTGGGGATGACATGCAATATGTGCAAGTTGAACTTGATCCGCAAGAAACGGTGGTAGCAGAAGCTGGCGCCTTAATGATGATGGATGATGCGATTCAAATGGAGACAATTTTCGGAGATGGTTCGAAAGGCAATGGCCAAAGCGGTCTTATGGGGAAATTACTCGGCGCAGGGAAACGTCTAGTAACTGGTGAAAGCTTATTCATGACAACATTTACAAATAACGGTACAGGGAAACGTCATGTCTATTTTGCGTCTCCGTACCCAGGTAAGATTATTCCGATGGATTTAAGTCAACATAAAGGGAAAATTATTTGTCAAAAGGATGCTTTTTTAGCAGCTGCTAAAGGCGTTTCTGTTGGTATCGAATTCCAGAAAAAAATTGGCGTAGGCTTCTTCGGTGGTGAAGGCTTTATTATGCAAAAGCTTGAAGGCGATGGTATGGCTTTTGTACACGCTGGTGGGGCAATTCATCGAAAAACGCTACAACCAGGTGAAGTTTTACGTGTGGATACAGGCTGTTTAGTGGCGATGACTTCTGACGTTGATTATAATATCGAAATGGTTGGCGGCGTAAAAACGGCACTATTCGGTGGAGAAGGTATCTTCTTTGCAACTTTACGTGGCCCTGGTACTGTATGGGTTCAATCATTACCATTTAGCCGATTAGCAAGCCGCGTCTTCGCTGCAGCACCGATTTCACAAGGCGGTGGCGGACATTCATCAGGTGAAGGTGGTATCGGTGGTCTATTTGATATGTTCAATAAGTAA